A genomic segment from Thamnophis elegans isolate rThaEle1 chromosome 3, rThaEle1.pri, whole genome shotgun sequence encodes:
- the LOC116505294 gene encoding beta-soluble NSF attachment protein isoform X2, with the protein MHFVRQQSSTCSCRVNTIQPPVSLTRGTLTKRQILKGRFTIAAKHHITIAEIYESELVDIEKAIAHYEQSADYYKGEESNSSANKCLLKVAIYAAQLEQYPKAVEIFEQIATSTMDNPLLKHSAKDYFFKAALCHFIVDELNAKLALEKYEEMFPAFTDSRECKLLKKLLEAHEEQNCDAYTEAVKEFDSISRLDQWLTTMLLRIKKSIQGETEGDLK; encoded by the exons ATGCATTTTGTCAGGCAGCAAAGCTCCACATGCAGTTGCAGAGTAAACACGATTCAGCCACCTGTTTCGTTGACGCGGGGAACGCTTACAAAAAGGCAGATCCTCAAG GGCCGATTTACTATTGCTGCCAAGCATCACATTACTATTGCAGAGATTTATGAATCTGAGCTGGTAGACATTGAAAAG GCCATCGCCCACTATGAACAATCTGCAGACTATTACAAAGGGGAAGAATCTAACAG CTCTGCCAATAAGTGTCTGCTGAAGGTAGCTATTTATGCTGCCCAGTTGGAGCAATATCCGAAAGCAGTTGAAATTTTTGAACAG ATTGCTACAAGTACAATGGATAATCCATTGCTCAAGCACAGCGCAAAGGACTACTTCTTTAAAGCAGCTTTATGTCACTTTATTGTCGATGAGTTGAACGCGAAG CTGGCTCTTGAGAAATATGAAGAAATGTTCCCAGCATTCACAGATTCAAGAGAATGTAAATTATTGAAA AAATTACTGGAAGCTCATGAAGAACAAAATTGTGATGCATACACTGAAGCA GTTAAAGAATTTGATTCAATATCCCGCTTGGATCAATGGCTCACAACCATGTTACTCCGCATTAAAAAGTCAATTCAAGGAGAAACCGAGGGGGATTTAAAGTGA
- the LOC116505294 gene encoding beta-soluble NSF attachment protein isoform X1: MDASTAGNKEREAMQLLAEAEKRVKSSHSFLRGFFGGNSKLEEACEMYIRAANMFKIAKNWTAAGNAFCQAAKLHMQLQSKHDSATCFVDAGNAYKKADPQEAINCLNAAIDIYTDMGRFTIAAKHHITIAEIYESELVDIEKAIAHYEQSADYYKGEESNSSANKCLLKVAIYAAQLEQYPKAVEIFEQIATSTMDNPLLKHSAKDYFFKAALCHFIVDELNAKLALEKYEEMFPAFTDSRECKLLKKLLEAHEEQNCDAYTEAVKEFDSISRLDQWLTTMLLRIKKSIQGETEGDLK; this comes from the exons ATGGACGCCTCAACTGCGGGCAACAAGGAGCGGGAGGCCATGCAGCTCCTGGCCGAGGCCGAGAAGCGGGTCAAATCCTCCCATTCTTTCCTCCGGGGGTTCTTCGG AGGAAATTCAAAGCTAGAAGAAGCGTGTGAAATGTACATAAGAGCTGCAAATATGTTCAAGATAGCCAAAAACTGGACTG CTGCAGGGAATGCATTTTGTCAGGCAGCAAAGCTCCACATGCAGTTGCAGAGTAAACACGATTCAGCCACCTGTTTCGTTGACGCGGGGAACGCTTACAAAAAGGCAGATCCTCAAG AGGCTATCAACTGCTTAAATGCTGCCATCGATATTTACACAGATATg GGCCGATTTACTATTGCTGCCAAGCATCACATTACTATTGCAGAGATTTATGAATCTGAGCTGGTAGACATTGAAAAG GCCATCGCCCACTATGAACAATCTGCAGACTATTACAAAGGGGAAGAATCTAACAG CTCTGCCAATAAGTGTCTGCTGAAGGTAGCTATTTATGCTGCCCAGTTGGAGCAATATCCGAAAGCAGTTGAAATTTTTGAACAG ATTGCTACAAGTACAATGGATAATCCATTGCTCAAGCACAGCGCAAAGGACTACTTCTTTAAAGCAGCTTTATGTCACTTTATTGTCGATGAGTTGAACGCGAAG CTGGCTCTTGAGAAATATGAAGAAATGTTCCCAGCATTCACAGATTCAAGAGAATGTAAATTATTGAAA AAATTACTGGAAGCTCATGAAGAACAAAATTGTGATGCATACACTGAAGCA GTTAAAGAATTTGATTCAATATCCCGCTTGGATCAATGGCTCACAACCATGTTACTCCGCATTAAAAAGTCAATTCAAGGAGAAACCGAGGGGGATTTAAAGTGA